TTCGCCGACCGTCTCCTCGACCGTTTTGCTAACCGTTTCGTCGACGGTTTCGCCGACCGTCTGTTCGACAGTTTCGTCGACGGTTTCGCCGACCGTTTTCTCGACCGTCTCCTCGACCTGTGCCTGTACGCCCTCGACTTTCTGTTCGACTGTCTCGCCCACCGTCTCCTCGACCGTCCGGGTCATCCAGTCCGGGTCGAATCGCGCCATCTTCCAGACGACGTGAACGATGTAGGCTGCGAACACACCAATACCGAACGCAAGCCCGACGTCCGTCTCGAAGACGGCGATCAGTCCGACCGAAAGCGCAATCAACGCGCCGTAAGCGAGATCGGCGGCCGCGTCGACGTGGACCGGGTTCAGCATCGTCGGCCGTCACCCGTCGTGTTCGTTCGGTCGACTGCCGACTGTGCCGCGGTTCGATCCGGCACCGGTGACGGTCCGTCACGTTGTACTCTTTGCCTGTAGGAATTTAGAACGACACTCATGATATCGGAACATATGGCGTGGTCGATTGAAATGCTTTGTTAAGGGGGACTGCATTCGTCGACGGTTTTCTTCGCCACACAGCGTGGCTCTTCGAACGAGTCTCCGTGGGAACTGGCGGTCTCCGCTGTCACGTGGTCGACAGGCCTCCGTTGTGAGCGAACAGCGCCATTTTTAGGATCAGCCCACTTGAGTTCGTACTGTGACTGAAGTACTGCTTATCGTAGGGATTCTCGTCGCTGTTTTCGTCGGCTACAACATCGGTGGCGCGACGACCGGGCCAGCGTTCGGTCCGGCCGTCGGTGCGAACGTCATCACGAAGCTGATGGCAGCCGCGTTGATGTCGATCTTTTTCTTCCTGGGGGCGGTTACGATCGGTCCGCAGGTCGTCGATACGCTCGGTAACGACCTCGTCCACGACACCGGCGTGTTCACGCTTCGGTCGAACGTTGCCGTCCTCTTTTTCATCGGGGGTGCGCTGTTCGTCGGCAACTACGCTGGCGTTCCAGCGTCGACGTCGATGACCGCAGTCGGGGCAATCGCCGCGCTCGGACTGGCGACCGGCGAACTCGCCTGGGACGTACTCGGCGAAATCGTCGTCTGGTGGATCGTCGCACCGATCATCGGCTTCTGGGTCGCCGGCGTCGTCGGCCGGTACTTCTATCCGCGGATCAACGAATGGGTCGCAATCGAAGGAAGTCGCGACGGTGAACGGATGATTACCGTCCAGTGGTCGGGAATCGTCCCGCGATTCGAGTTCGGCGAGAACGCCGACCGTCGGGAGGTCACGGGCGCGTTCGTCGTCGTCGGGATCGGCTGTCTGATGGCGTTTTCGTCCGGGACGAGCAACATCGCAAACGCCATCGCACCGATCTACGGTGCTGGCGTCGATATGTTCGGACTGCTGGGACTCGAGGGGTCCTCGAACGGCGATCTGCTCTACGGTGTCGACCCCGACATGCTGGTATTGATCGTAATCGGGTCGGCAGCCGTCGCTATCGGCTGTTTCACGATCGCACGCCGGACGCTGGATACGCTCGGCAACGACATCACGAACCTCCCGTTGACGGCTGCGATCGTCGTCGCGGTCATCAGTTCCGGGATCGTCATCGTCCTCTCGTGGATCGGTATCCCGGCCAGTTTCGTCGTTATCGCGACGATGAGCATCGTCGGTCTCGGCTGGGGGCGGGCGACCCGAACGACGACGCTTTCCGACGCTGCCCGCGGCGAAGAGGAAACTCGCGTCTCTGTCGGTGCGCTGACGGCCGAAGAAGAGGGCGAAGAATCACCCGAAATCGGCGAAGAGGAACCCGAGGACATCCCGAGAGCCTCCGACCTGTTCGACCCGTCGACGACGGCTCGAGTCATCGTCATGCAGAACGTCGTCCCGATCATCTCGACCGTCGGTGCCTTCCTCACGTTCCGGTTCGTCCCGATATTTGGATTCTGACCGGAATCCCTGGCAACCAGAACCGTGAGACTCGGTTACCCACCTTCATTTGACGTCTATCGCCGTCTGAATCGGCCAAGCGGTCGCTTTTGTGTTAAAAACGATTTAAAATCGAACAGCAAGCTATACCAGTGCGGGCCACGAATCGGCGAACGATGCCCACGGTAGAATACCTCAACTACGAAGTGCTGGACGACCAGGGCTGGGACATGGACGACGACGACCTCTTCGAGAAGGCCGAAGACGCCGGCCTCGGTGACGAGGACTACGGCGTTCTCGAGGTCAACGAGGGCGAGTACATCCTCGAGGCTGCTGAGGCCCAGGGCTACGACTGGCCCTTCTCCTGCCGTGCAGGCGCCTGTGCGAACTGTGCGGCCATCGTCAAGGAGGGCGAGATCCAGATGGACATGCAGCAGATCCTCAGCGACGAGGAAGTCGAGGACAAGAACGTCCGCCTGACCTGCATCGGATCCGCCGAAACCGACGAGGTCAAGATCGTCTACAACGCGAAACACCTCGATTACCTGCAGAACCGCGTCATTTAAACTGCCACTCACCGCCGTTTTTTGCCGCTCGCCCGGCCTTGCAGCGGTAGCTCTACCGGCCGTTTCGTCTCCGATCGCTGACCTGGAGCCGAAAGGATAACACCACCTCGCTCGAGAGTGGGTGACGTGACACTCGCGTTCGTTTCTGCGACCGGACCGGACCTCCTGCGGCTCGTCGCTCTTCCCGTCTTCGCCTGGGTTGCGATCCGAGATATCAAGACCAGACGCGTCTCGAGCGGCGTCTGGATTCCGCTCGCCTTCCTCGGGGGCGTCTTGCTCCTGTGGGAGGCCCAACTCGCTCGAGCGGCCGGTGAGCAGGTCTGGATATCCGAGTTCCTCGTTCCGGCGGCAATCAGCTTCGGGGTGGTCGTTCCGATCGCGTACACGTTCTGGTGGTTCGGCGGCTTCGGCGGCGCCGACGCGAAGGCGCTGCTCGTGCTGGCCTTGCTCTTCCCGACGTTCCCGCAGTACGTGGTCGGTTCCGCCACGCTCCCGGTTGCGACGACGCCGATCGGCTCGTTCTCGTTTACCATCCTGACCAACGCCGTCCTCGTCGCGATCCTGATCCCGATCGCACTCGCGATCCGAAACGCGGCTGCGGGGCGGATCACACCCGTGATGTTCGTCGGCTGGCCCATCTCGTGGGACGACGTGTCCGACCATCACGGTCAGCTACTCGAGACGAGAGACGGCGTCTCCCGCAGCGGTCTCGATCTCGACGCCCTGCGGATGTACCTCCGATGGCGCGGGCTCACGCTCGAGCAGCTCCGGGAGGATCCCGAGACGTTCCGGGATCCGGTGACGCTACCGAACGATCCGAACCCGCCGACCGACGGCGCGGTCGACGCGGAGGTTCGGACCGACGGCTCGCTCGAGGTCGACCCACAGGCCGGCCTCGCGGCCGATAGCGATCACGACGATCCCTGGGGCGCACGGATTTTCCTCGCGGACATCGACGGCTCGGCGTACGGAACGAGCCCCGCAGAACTCCGGGAGGGTCTCGAAGTCCTTTCCGATTCCGACACCGAGACGGTCTGGATATCGCCCGGAACGCCGTTTCTCGTCCCGATCTTCGTCGGTCTCGTGATCGCCGTCCTCTACGGAGACCTGTTGATCGGCACGTTCCTGTAGGATGCTGGCGAACGGAAATCGGGGACGACGGCTGCAGTATCGAGCGGTGGTTCGCGTAGTTGAGTGACGCGATTCACGCCCGCCGTGAACGGCGGGATTCTCTCGCTGTAAGAAGATAGTAACAACTGCAACTATGTACACCTGATCGCACGACAGCTGTGCGATCAGGTGTGCATTGACTTGCAGTGGCTACTATAGAGTGACGATCTTCGAATCGCAGCCAGCATCAGTACAGATACCGCTCGTACAGCGGCACGAGTGCCGTCCAGAACAGGACGAACGCTGCCCCGACGACGACGATGACGAGCCAGGGTGTCTCCGCTCCGGTCGTCGGTTGCGCCGTCGCGATCAGCGGTGACCCGCCGAGCAACACGAACGTCGCCGCGAACAGTACCAGACAGACGAAGACGCTGCCGACCTCGAGCGTCGTCGCGATGGGGTGTCGACGGAACCGTGCGGCGAGAGTCGAGAGGGACATCTTCAGTTCGTCTCACACACCGGGGTGACAAAACAGTCACGGGCGGCGACTCGAGTTCGATTCTCACTCGGTGACGGCAGCCTCGATTCGGGCCAGCGATCGCGCGATGACGACGAGGACGTAGCAGATCACCAACAACGTCAGCGCGACGATCGCGAGCAACAGTTCGCCGGTAATCACGCCGTATCCCGCGATAAAAAACGCCAGGAATATGCCGACTCCCAGTTCCAGCTCTGTGCTCGAGCCGCTCATAGCTGTGACTGTCGCGCTCGCAAAATAGTACTGTCGATACGTTGATTAGTTGTGTCGTTTGTCCGTGGACTGCGGAACGTAAAAACGTCTTCTCAGGCTCGAGACTCGATTTCTTCGGCGATATCGTCGAGTTCGTCGTCCTCGAGGTCGGGCGTATCGCCCGCGACGGCGTGGATGGGGCCGCCGCCGTCACCCTCGAATCGGGGGACGATGTGGCAGTGGACGTGTGGCACCTCCTGGCCGGCTTCCTCGCCGTTGTTGAACGCGACGGTCGAGGCGTCGGCGTCGACGGCCTCCTCGACGGCGGGGACCATCCGGTGGATGGTCGCGTAGAGGTCGTCGGCGACGTCCTCGGGGACGTCGTTCAGCCGTTCGTACTCGTCTTTCGGGATGACCAGCGTGTGTCCGGGCGCGAGCGGGTTCGCGTCCAGGAAGGCCAGCGTGGTCTCGTCTTCGTACACGACGCGTGCAGGAATCTCACCCTCGACGATCTGGCTGAAGATCGTGCTCATACGCCACTATCTGTCGGCTCACGGTAAGAAGGTTACCCGCCAGGGCCGGTTAGCGTCCTCTGGGCTTGGGTAGCTTCATAGTCTTCCCACCGAGTAGTCCCATCCATGAGCAACGACAAGGGCCCGCTCCAGACGTTCTTCGAGGCCGAGCGTCGGTTCCACGCGATGGTGCCGATCAAGGACCTCTACAGCAAACTACTCTTTCGAACGCTACTCTGGTTTCTGTTCTTCTGGTTTCTCTACATGGCCGTCACGGGGCTGCTGTAGGCCGACCTCGCGCTACGAGACGAGGTCCTCGAGTACCGTGCCCATCTCCTCGAGATACTCCTCGGGTTCGTAGCCGAGTCGTCCGATCCAGACGTCCTGATAAGAGGGATGGAGAACGGGGACGAGCCACACGTCGAGTCGATCGCAGCGAATCGGTTCGAGGACGCTATCGACGAACCCCTCGAGTTCTTTCTCCCGATCTTCGGCCCCGAGAACCGTCAGCGTCGCGTGTTTACCGGTCGCGAGGACGACAGCGGGATCGACCACCTCGAGTTCGGTCAGCAGGTGTGATCGACAGTTCGCTCGCTCTTCGGGTGTCGGCTCCCGGTTCGTCGGTGACTCGCCGTCTTCGAGGTCTCCCGACGCCTCGCTCGGAAAACACTTCACGGCGTTCGTGTAGAAGGCGTCGTCGCCGAAACCGACTTCCACCATCATTCGCCGAATCCGCCGTCCTGAGTGTCTCGAGGTGTATGCCTTGCCCGTCCAGTTGCCACCCTGCCAGCGGTCCGCGTCGGGATTCCCGTACCCCGGCGCTTCGCCGACGACGACGATGCTTGCGTCCTCCGGTCCGGTTCCCCACGAGATACACTCGCGGGCGTCGACGAGCGCGGGACAGCGGTCGCAGTCGGACTCGAGGACGGTCCGCGAATCGGGAAAAGCGACTTCTCGCAGGTCGCTCGAGTCGGCGTCGGGCGGCGTCATGGGAGACGACTGGGGCCGGGAGCGTTTAGTCTGGGCGATTTCTCGAGACCGATCGTTGCTCCAGGAGCGAACCCGGGGACAAGTTTACCTTCATTCGGTGACTCTGAGGCGATAATGTCGTCAGAACTGCTCGTCGAATCACTGTCGATGCTTCTCTACACCGTTGCCGCGGTCGTTCTCACGGTCGGTGGCGTCCTCGCTGAAGGGGCGAGCCTCCAGCACTTCGGCTCCGGTGAACTGGTCGTCGGACTGTGGCTCGCCGCAATCGGTGCCGTCATGCTCTACGCGGGACTTTACGGAATCGCCTACAAGAAATTGCTCGCGTCCGTCCTGGCGCGCTCGTAGTGTTCTCTCGATCGGTCGAGCCGACCGGAAGCCGTTGCATATAACGCGGTCGGAGCGCGAGTACCGACGTATCGATGTCGCACGTCGCCGGTCACGTCCGTCGATTCCGTCGTCTCGGAGCCGAACTGTGGAGCGACGGGCGTGGACCGATCCTCGTCGCGGTCGCCAGCGGCTGGTTTCTCTCCCTGGGCGTCCGGATGATCTACCCTGCAGTGTTGCCACAGCTCCGAGAAGCGTACGGATTCGACCTGACGCTGGCGGGCGTTCTCATCACTGCTCTGTGGATCGCCTACGCACTCGGCCAGCTACCGGGCGGCGTACTCGACGATCGGTTCGGTAGCCGGAACGTCCTCGTCGTGAGTACCGGCGTCTCCGCGATCGCACTGACGCTCGTCGTCACGGCGGGGTCGGTCGGCGTACTGTTCGGCGCGACGGTCCTGTTCGGCTTCGCGACCGCCCTGTACGGCGTCACGCGGTTTACTCTTCTCTCGACCATCTATCCGGATCGCGGCGGGACGGCGATCGGACTGACGATGGGCGCGGGCGACTTCGGGAACGCGGTGCTCCCGCCCATCGCCGGTGCGCTCGCGGCCGCACTCGCGTGGGAACTCGGTTTCGGGTTCACCATCCCGCTGTTTCTCGTCGCAACCGTCGGACTCTACCTCGCGCTCCCGGCCGGAAGCAGGGACGAATCGTCTGCCGACAGTGACGACACGAACGCAGACGACACCGACTTCACTGACACCGCCCGGCGGATCGCTCGAGCACTCCGGCATCGCCCGGTGATGCTCGTCGCTGCGATCCAGACGCTGGGTTACTGCACCTGGCAGGCGTTTACCGCCTTCTACCCGACGTATCTCGTCGAAATGAAGGGGCTCGAGCCGACCACGGCGACGGTCCTGTTCGGCGGGTTCTTCGCGCTCGGCATCGTCGTCAAGCCGGTCACTGGCTCCATCTACGACGCGTACGGGGCGCGTCGCTCGTTGCCGTTCGTCCTCGGATCGATCACGGTGGCGACGCTGGTGCTCCCGTTCGTCGAGAGCCTCGCCGGTCTCGTCGCCGTTACCGCCGTCGCGAGCAGCGTCCTCGGCTACTCGACGATCTCGTTGACGTATCTCACCGCGTCGTTCCCGGACGACGTTCGGGGAACCGGACTCGGCTCCGTCCGGACGGGGTACATGCTGATCGGGGCCGGGAGCCCGACTGTCGTGGGCGTGCTCGCGAACGCCGACTACTTCGACGAGGCGTTCTTCCTGCTGTCGGCGGTTGCAGCCGTCGCGGTCGTCCTCTCGTTGCTCGTCCCCGAAGAGTAGGGAAACCGGGGTCGTCCCACGCGTCACCGCCGGACTGCCAGTTCGTCCGACGTATCGAGGAGCACACGGACCGATTCTCCTTTAGTCTCGGAGCGAATCACGTCACCTATGAGCAGGTTCGACGATGTCGACGACCAGTACGACCCGCACGACCTCGAACAGCGGGTCTTCGACTACTGGGAGGACGTCGACGCCTACGAGCAAACGGTCGAGCACCGATCCGACGGTGAATCCTTCTTCTTCGTCGACGGCCCGCCGTACACGTCGGGCTCGGCGCACATGGGAACCACCTGGAACAAGACGCTGAAAGACGTCTATCTCCGGTTCCACCGGATGCAGGGCTACGACGTCACCGACCGCCCGGGCTACGACATGCACGGGCTCCCCATCGAAACCCGCGTCGAGGAACGGCTCGGCTTCGAGAACAAGAAGGACATCGAGGAGTTCGGCGAGGAGAACTTCATCCAGGAGTGCAAGGACTACGCCAACGAACAACTCGAGGGACTTCAGCAGGACTTCCAGGATTTCGGCGTCTGGATGGACTGGGACGATCCCTACCGGACGGTCGCACCGGAGTACATGGAGGCCGCCTGGTGGGGCTTCTCGAAGGCCGCCGAACGCGGCTTAGTCGAGAAGGGCCACCGCTCGATTTCGCAGTGTCCGCGCTGTGAGACGGCAATCGCGAACAACGAGGTCGAGTACGAGGACGTCGAGGATCCCTCCATTTACGTCAAGTTCGACCTCGAGGATCGCGAGGGGTCGATCGTCATCTGGACGACCACTCCGTGGACGATCCCCGCAAACACCTTCGTCGCCGTCGACGAGGAGGGTGACTACGTCGGCGTCCGCGCGGAGAAAGAGGGCGAGGAAGAGCTTCTGTACGTCGCCGAAGCCAAACACGAGGACGTCCTCCGCGAGGGTCGCTACGAGGAGTACGAGGTCGTCGAAGAGCTCACCGGCGAGGAACTGATCGGCTGGACGTACGACCACCCGCTCGCCGAACAGGTCCCCCAACACCCCGACCACGAGGGTGCAGGCGAGGTCTACGCCGCCGACTACGTCGACACGGGCGGCGACGGTACGGGCCTCGTCCACTCCGCACCGGGCCACGGTGAGGAGGACTTCGAGCGCGGGCGCGAACTCGGGTTCCCGATCTTCTGTCCCGTCGACGGCGACGGCGTCTACACCGGGGAAGCCGGCAAGTACGAGGATCAGTTCGTCAAGGACGCCGACGACGAGATCATCTCGGACCTCGAGGACGAGGGCGCGCTGCTCGCGTCGGGCACCGTCTCTCACAGTTACGGCCACTGTTGGCGCTGTGATACGGGCATCATCCAGATCGTCACCGACCAGTGGTTCATCACGATCACGGACGTCAAGGACGAACTCTTAGAGAACATCGAGGACAGCCAGTGGCATCCCGACTGGGCCCGGGACAACCGCTTCCGGGACTTCGTCGAGGAAGCGCCGGACTGGAACGTCTCCCGGCAGCGTTACTGGGGCATTCCGCTGCCGGTCTGGACGCCCGAAGACAGGGACGACGACGAGGACATGATCGTCGTCGGCGACCGCGAGGAACTCGCCGAACGGGTCGACCAGGATATCGACCCCGAGGAGGTCGACCTCCACAAGGACACCGTCGACGACCTCACGATCACCGAGGACGGCACCACCTACACTCGCGTCCCCGACGTCTTCGACGTCTGGCTCGACTCTTCGGTGGCGACGTGGGGAACCCTCGACTACCCCGGCGAACAGGAGGCGTTCGACGAACTCTGGCCCGCCGACTTCATCCTCGAGGCCCACGACCAGACGCGTGGCTGGTTCTGGTCGCAACTCGGTATGGGAACCGCCGCACTCGGCGAGATCCCCTACGAGGAAGTCCTGATGCACGGCCACGCGCTGATGCCCGACGGCCGCGCGATGAGCAAGTCCAAGGACATCCTGATCGATCCCCACGAGGCCATCGACCGCCACGGTCGGGACGTCATGCGGCTGTTCCTCCTCTCGAACAACCCGCAGGGCGACGACATGCGGTTCGACTGGGACGGGATGCAGACGATGGAGGACCACCTCCGGACGCTGTGGAACGTCTTCCGGTTCCCACTGCCGTACATGCGACTCGATGATTTCGACCCGCAGGAGACCACCTTGGACGATGTGGACGACGACCTCGAACTCGTCGACGAGTGGGTGCTCGCCCGGCTCCAGTCCACGAAAGCCGAGATGACCGCCCACCTCGAGAACCGCCGCCAGGACAGGGCCGTCGACGCCTTACTCGAGTTCGTCGTCGAGGACGTCTCGCGGTTCTACGTCCAGGCCGTCCGCGAACGGATGTGGGAGGAGGAGGACAGCGACTCCAAGACGGCTGCCTACGCGACGCTCTACCGCGTCCTCCGCGAGACGGTCGCGCTGCTGGCCCCCTACGCGCCGTTCGTCTCCGAGGAGATCTACGGCACGCTCACCGGCGACGCCGAGTACGACACCGTCCACATGTGTGACTGGCCGGAGGTCGACGAGTACTGGGAGGACGAACAGCTCGAGGCGGACCTCGCCTTCCTGCGTGCCATCGAAGAAGCCGGCGCGAACGCTCGCCAACAGGCCGGTCGCAAGCTTCGCTGGCCCGT
This portion of the Natronobacterium texcoconense genome encodes:
- the ileS gene encoding isoleucine--tRNA ligase codes for the protein MSRFDDVDDQYDPHDLEQRVFDYWEDVDAYEQTVEHRSDGESFFFVDGPPYTSGSAHMGTTWNKTLKDVYLRFHRMQGYDVTDRPGYDMHGLPIETRVEERLGFENKKDIEEFGEENFIQECKDYANEQLEGLQQDFQDFGVWMDWDDPYRTVAPEYMEAAWWGFSKAAERGLVEKGHRSISQCPRCETAIANNEVEYEDVEDPSIYVKFDLEDREGSIVIWTTTPWTIPANTFVAVDEEGDYVGVRAEKEGEEELLYVAEAKHEDVLREGRYEEYEVVEELTGEELIGWTYDHPLAEQVPQHPDHEGAGEVYAADYVDTGGDGTGLVHSAPGHGEEDFERGRELGFPIFCPVDGDGVYTGEAGKYEDQFVKDADDEIISDLEDEGALLASGTVSHSYGHCWRCDTGIIQIVTDQWFITITDVKDELLENIEDSQWHPDWARDNRFRDFVEEAPDWNVSRQRYWGIPLPVWTPEDRDDDEDMIVVGDREELAERVDQDIDPEEVDLHKDTVDDLTITEDGTTYTRVPDVFDVWLDSSVATWGTLDYPGEQEAFDELWPADFILEAHDQTRGWFWSQLGMGTAALGEIPYEEVLMHGHALMPDGRAMSKSKDILIDPHEAIDRHGRDVMRLFLLSNNPQGDDMRFDWDGMQTMEDHLRTLWNVFRFPLPYMRLDDFDPQETTLDDVDDDLELVDEWVLARLQSTKAEMTAHLENRRQDRAVDALLEFVVEDVSRFYVQAVRERMWEEEDSDSKTAAYATLYRVLRETVALLAPYAPFVSEEIYGTLTGDAEYDTVHMCDWPEVDEYWEDEQLEADLAFLRAIEEAGANARQQAGRKLRWPVPRVVVAADDDRVAEAVERHTGLLEDRLNAREVELVSAENRWEELQYSAEADMSELGPAFGDRAGQVMNALNEARIDEPNLEALEAAVADHLEDDESIEESMVSFVTETPDDIAGTAFGLNGDDHGVAYVDASLTEDIESEGYAREVIRRVQEMRKDLELDVEERIALDLAIDDDRVADLVDEHEDLISEEVRADELRAVEDGDGHRKEWDVEGVTMEIAIEPLAAAEASD
- the fer gene encoding ferredoxin Fer, which codes for MPTVEYLNYEVLDDQGWDMDDDDLFEKAEDAGLGDEDYGVLEVNEGEYILEAAEAQGYDWPFSCRAGACANCAAIVKEGEIQMDMQQILSDEEVEDKNVRLTCIGSAETDEVKIVYNAKHLDYLQNRVI
- a CDS encoding HIT family protein; the protein is MSTIFSQIVEGEIPARVVYEDETTLAFLDANPLAPGHTLVIPKDEYERLNDVPEDVADDLYATIHRMVPAVEEAVDADASTVAFNNGEEAGQEVPHVHCHIVPRFEGDGGGPIHAVAGDTPDLEDDELDDIAEEIESRA
- a CDS encoding uracil-DNA glycosylase — protein: MTPPDADSSDLREVAFPDSRTVLESDCDRCPALVDARECISWGTGPEDASIVVVGEAPGYGNPDADRWQGGNWTGKAYTSRHSGRRIRRMMVEVGFGDDAFYTNAVKCFPSEASGDLEDGESPTNREPTPEERANCRSHLLTELEVVDPAVVLATGKHATLTVLGAEDREKELEGFVDSVLEPIRCDRLDVWLVPVLHPSYQDVWIGRLGYEPEEYLEEMGTVLEDLVS
- a CDS encoding MFS transporter, with protein sequence MSHVAGHVRRFRRLGAELWSDGRGPILVAVASGWFLSLGVRMIYPAVLPQLREAYGFDLTLAGVLITALWIAYALGQLPGGVLDDRFGSRNVLVVSTGVSAIALTLVVTAGSVGVLFGATVLFGFATALYGVTRFTLLSTIYPDRGGTAIGLTMGAGDFGNAVLPPIAGALAAALAWELGFGFTIPLFLVATVGLYLALPAGSRDESSADSDDTNADDTDFTDTARRIARALRHRPVMLVAAIQTLGYCTWQAFTAFYPTYLVEMKGLEPTTATVLFGGFFALGIVVKPVTGSIYDAYGARRSLPFVLGSITVATLVLPFVESLAGLVAVTAVASSVLGYSTISLTYLTASFPDDVRGTGLGSVRTGYMLIGAGSPTVVGVLANADYFDEAFFLLSAVAAVAVVLSLLVPEE
- a CDS encoding inorganic phosphate transporter, with protein sequence MTEVLLIVGILVAVFVGYNIGGATTGPAFGPAVGANVITKLMAAALMSIFFFLGAVTIGPQVVDTLGNDLVHDTGVFTLRSNVAVLFFIGGALFVGNYAGVPASTSMTAVGAIAALGLATGELAWDVLGEIVVWWIVAPIIGFWVAGVVGRYFYPRINEWVAIEGSRDGERMITVQWSGIVPRFEFGENADRREVTGAFVVVGIGCLMAFSSGTSNIANAIAPIYGAGVDMFGLLGLEGSSNGDLLYGVDPDMLVLIVIGSAAVAIGCFTIARRTLDTLGNDITNLPLTAAIVVAVISSGIVIVLSWIGIPASFVVIATMSIVGLGWGRATRTTTLSDAARGEEETRVSVGALTAEEEGEESPEIGEEEPEDIPRASDLFDPSTTARVIVMQNVVPIISTVGAFLTFRFVPIFGF
- a CDS encoding A24 family peptidase C-terminal domain-containing protein; translated protein: MTLAFVSATGPDLLRLVALPVFAWVAIRDIKTRRVSSGVWIPLAFLGGVLLLWEAQLARAAGEQVWISEFLVPAAISFGVVVPIAYTFWWFGGFGGADAKALLVLALLFPTFPQYVVGSATLPVATTPIGSFSFTILTNAVLVAILIPIALAIRNAAAGRITPVMFVGWPISWDDVSDHHGQLLETRDGVSRSGLDLDALRMYLRWRGLTLEQLREDPETFRDPVTLPNDPNPPTDGAVDAEVRTDGSLEVDPQAGLAADSDHDDPWGARIFLADIDGSAYGTSPAELREGLEVLSDSDTETVWISPGTPFLVPIFVGLVIAVLYGDLLIGTFL